In the Setaria italica strain Yugu1 chromosome VI, Setaria_italica_v2.0, whole genome shotgun sequence genome, one interval contains:
- the LOC111255674 gene encoding putative disease resistance RPP13-like protein 3 — protein MGRRPAEVAPRAYAKSAVAEEVALQLGIQRDHAFIRDELAMMQAFMRATHDERDNHEVLMTWVKQVRDVAYDAEDCLQDFSVHLHKPSWWHLPRTWQERCRIAKQMKELRARVEDVSQRNLRYQLIKSAGSKPVTSAEQSSITAATIFGIDDARRAAKNDNSKVDLVHLINTPGEDLRVIAVWGTSGDLGQTSIINAAYENPDIKKKFSCRAWVRISHPFNPNDRLHPKLSEAVPISRGGRCSVGILLPYS, from the exons ATGGGGCGTCgaccggcggaggtggcgcccag ggcctacgCCAAATCCGCTGTCGCAGAGGAGGTAGCCTTGCAGCTCGGCATCCAGCGCGATCATGCTTTCATCAGAGACGAGCTCGCGATGATGCAAGCCTTTATGAGGGCCACGCACGACGAGCGAGACAACCATGAGGTGCTCATGACCTGGGTGAAACAAGTGCGTGACGTGGCGTACGATGCGGAGGACTGCCTCCAGGATTTCTCTGTTCATCTCCACAAGCCATCTTGGTGGCACCTTCCTCGCACGTGGCAAGAGCGGTGCCGCATCGCCAAGCAGATGAAGGAGCTGAGGGCCAGAGTTGAGGACGTGAGCCAGAGGAACCTGCGCTACCAGCTCATCAAGAGCGCTGGCTCCAAGCCGGTCACTTCTGCTGAGCAGTCAAGCATTACAGCTGCGACGATATTCGGCATCGATGATGCACGGCGTGCTGCGAAGAATGACAACTCAAAAGTGGACCTGGTCCACCTGATCAACACACCGGGCGAGGATCTTAGAGTGATCGCAGTGTGGGGAACCAGTGGTGATCTTGGGCAGACATCCATCATCAACGCGGCCTACGAGAATCCAGATATCAAAAAGAAGTTTTCGTGCCGGGCATGGGTAAGGATCTCGCATCCGTTCAATCCGAATGATCGACTTCATCCAAAGCTTAGTGAAGCAGTTCCGATCAGCCGTGGGGGTCGATGTTCTGTGGGGATTCTTTTACCATATTCATAG